In the genome of Montipora foliosa isolate CH-2021 chromosome 3, ASM3666993v2, whole genome shotgun sequence, one region contains:
- the LOC137997768 gene encoding uncharacterized protein, with the protein MIPLESATVTLPRMPTTGRATTGEFNLTIMKPPVLDVNSKSRTSPSLTSSPVYRLLRSRNQRRNSSAPCKVIVPERVEVFELTSTGHRGDVESALLQESVNKDACILPDHIRNCQGRLLPSKPAGVVSLSQEFKTPSCSVEETPEVFPENCDGIEDGKQQYKSTDTKSPEEIKSVNDCIVKKPDVENETSPSISANKKSAKTCKVKKARKKRKKSIKKGQGVSSIFARLVGYNVGQKKLEGQTNSDGETQLRAGMVQCAGVKMSPNIVKCLNIQKLHAAYAPKKYDNKNISCRLPQVSNNSLIKHNAGSGTSLPGKQQEEIVHVSLSLMAPLPQKLQDSDNEKVKKIFLSETHSAMIAGIPCAPPSTPIVDEKTKVEYIPSLTDVKSQRAVKARLINIGNNLRAQEQRRKEKSLKDEQKRAYGAILQLKQRQRAEIYALNKVMTELENANFRKFMEENAAETLPI; encoded by the exons ATGATTCCTTTAGAAAGTGCGACAGTTACATTGCCCAGAATGCCGACGACAGGAAGGGCCACAACTGGGGAGTTTAATTTGACAATTATGAAGCCGCCGGTTTTGGATGTGAATTCGAAATCAAGAACAAGTCCTTCTTTAACTTCAAGTCCTGTTTATCGACTTTTGCGCAGTAGAAATCAAAGGAGAAATAGTTCAGCGCCATGCAAGGTTATTGTGCCTGAAAGAGTCGAGGTGTTCGAACTGACAAGTACAGGTCACCGTGGAGATGTGGAATCTGCTTTACTGCAGGAAAGTGTAAACAAAGACGCCTGTATATTACCTGACCACATTAGAAATTGTCAGGGTAGATTATTGCCCAGTAAGCCAGCTGGTGTGGTTTCTTTATCTCAAGAATTCAAAACACCGTCGTGTTCAGTGGAAGAAACCCCAG AGGTATTCCCAGAGAATTGTGACGGCATTGAAGATGGGAAACAGCAGTACAAATCAACAGACACTAAATCTCCAGAAGAAATAAAGTCCGTCAATGATTGCATAGTTAAGAAACCTGATGTGGAAAATGAGACCTCTCCTTCAATAAGTGCAAATAAAAAGAGTGCAAAGACATGTAAAGTGAAAAAGGCCCGCAAAAAACGAAAGAAGTCAATCAAAAAAGGCCAAGGAGTGTCTAGCATCTTTGCTAGACTTGTGGGATACAATGTAGGACAGAAAAAGCTTGAAG GTCAAACAAATTCAGATGGAGAGACACAGTTAAGAGCTGGAATGGTACAATGTGCAGGAGTCAAAATGTCGCCAAACATTGTGAAATGCCTCAATATACAAAAACTACATGCTGCATATGCTCCAAAGAAATACGACAACAAGAACATCTCTTGTCGTTTGCCACAGGTCTCTAACAACAGTTTAATAAAACACAATGCTGGGAGTGGCACATCTCTACCAGGAAAACAGCAGGAAGAAATTGTACATGTGTCTTTATCTCTCATGGCCCCATTGCCACAGAAATTACAGGACTCAGATAATGAGAAAGTCAAGAAGATCTTTTTATCGGAGACACATTCTGCAATGATCGCTGGAATTCCATGTGCTCCGCCCAGCACACCTATAGTTG ATGAAAAAACGAAAGTGGAATACATACCATCTCTCACAGATGTCAAG agTCAAAGAGCTGTAAAAGCAAGGCTTATTAACATTG GAAATAATCTGAGGGCGCAGGAACAAAGAAGGAAGGAAAAGTCTTTAAAAGATGAACAAAAGAGAGCTTATGGTGCTATTTTgcagcttaagcaacgacagaGAGCTGAG ATCTATGCATTGAACAAAGTGATGACTGAATTGGAAAATGCAAACTTCAGGAAATTCATGGAAGAAAATGCAGCAGAAACCCTGCCAATTTGA
- the LOC137997750 gene encoding cell division control protein 42 homolog: MQTIKCVVVGDGAVGKTCLLISYTTNKFPSEYVPTVFDNYAVTVMIGGEPFTLGLFDTAGQEDYDRLRPLSYPQTDVFLVCFSVVSPSSFENVKEKWVPEITHHCPKTPFLLVGTQVDLRDDAGTIEKLSKNKQKPISVENAERQARELKGVKYVECSALTQKGLKNVFDEAILAALEPPEPPKKKLCSLL; this comes from the exons ATGCAAACCATCAAGTGTGTAGTGGTTGGAGATGGGGCTGTTGGAAAAACGTGTTTACTGATATCTTACACCACAAATAAATTTCCAAGTGAATATGTTCCCACG GTGTTTGATAACTATGCTGTGACCGTTATGATTGGTGGTGAACCTTTCACGTTAGGATTATTTGATACTGCTG GCCAAGAGGATTACGACAGATTGAGACCACTTTCCTATCCTCAGACTGATGTATTTTTAGTCTGTTTCTCTGTAGTATCACCTTCATCCTTTGAAAATGTCAAAGAAAAG TGGGTTCCAGAAATCACGCATCACTGTCCAAAGACTCCGTTTCTCCTTGTTGGTACCCAAGTTGATTTGAGAGATGACGCAGGCACAATAGAGAAGCTATCCAAGAACAAGCAGAAACCCATTTCTGTTGAGAATGCAGAGAGGCAAGCACGTGAGCTAAAAGGTGTGAAATATGTGGAATGCTCAGCTTTGACACAAAAGGGATTGAAAAATGTTTTCGACGAAGCAATCCTGGCAGCATTAGAACCCCCAGAACCGCCGAAAAAGAAGTTATGTTCACTGCTTTGA